A region from the Geotrypetes seraphini chromosome 10, aGeoSer1.1, whole genome shotgun sequence genome encodes:
- the CCDC106 gene encoding coiled-coil domain-containing protein 106 isoform X2: MSWAASLAPLWNTWRPRPAGRARSAPETRWTRGAMAGRNHQRRTIKKDEETYEISIPFEGTPNTESQVFYGLSPPQNNFEDIPETNTPSFALMNSMKTQLHMALERNSWLQKRIEDLEEERDFLRCQLDKFISSTKSEAEQTRTKQVLRRPEVTESRNGDLTDNESMLSSLSGISEEGSSVVERKKQKQKAAFGRKHFTKPKGKERQRVKDAEGVLCRYKKILSTFQKLQSMSRAFEHHRVDRNTVALTTPIAELLIVAPEKLSEVGEFDPSKERLLEYSRRCFLALDEDTLKKVQALKKSKLLLPITYRFKR, translated from the exons ATGAGCTGGGCTGCAAGTCTAG CCCCGCTGTGGAACACGTGGCGCCCGAGGCCGGCCGGCAGAGCCCGCTCCGCGCCGGAGACGCGCTGGACACGAGGCGCCATGGCCGGCCGGAACCATCAGAGACGAACCA TAAAGAAGGATGAGGAGACGTATGAGATTTCCATTCCCTTTGAGGGGACCCCAAACACGGAATCTCAGGTCTTTTACGGCCTCAGCCCACCCCAGAACAACTTTGAAG ATATCCCCGAGACCAACACACCCTCCTTCGCGCTTATGAACAGTATGAAAACGCAGCTACACATGGCCCTGGAGAGGAACTCCTGGTTGCAGAAGCGAATCGAGGATctggaagaggagagggactTCCTGCGCTGCCAGCTGGACAAGTTCATATCTTCCACCAAGAGTGAGGCAG AACAGACAAGGACAAAGCAGGTCTTGCGAAGGCCGGAGGTGACAGAGAGTCGCAACGGAGACCTGACAGATAACGAAAGCATGCTGTCTTCCCTCAGCGGTATCTCGGAAGAAGGAAGCTCAGTGGTGGAGCGCAAGAAGCAGAAGCAGAAAGCAGCTTTTGGTCGCAAGCATTTCACAAAGCCAAAAggcaaagagagacagagag TGAAAGACGCAGAGGGCGTGCTTTGCCGTTATAAGAAAATCCTCTCCACCTTCCAAAAGCTCCAGAGCATGAGCCGGGCCTTCGAACACCACCGGGTGGACCGGAACACGGTGGCCTTGACCACGCCCATTGCTGAGCTGCTGATCGTGGCCCCGGAGAAGCTGTCTGAAGTGGGAGAGTTTGACCCCAGCAAGGAGCGGCTGCTGGAATACTCCCGTCGCTGCTTCCTGGCATTGGATGAGGATACTCTGAAGAAGGTGCaggctctgaagaaaagcaaacTGCTGCTTCCAATCACATACCGTTTTAAGCGGTGA
- the CCDC106 gene encoding coiled-coil domain-containing protein 106 isoform X3 yields the protein MAGRNHQRRTIKKDEETYEISIPFEGTPNTESQVFYGLSPPQNNFEDIPETNTPSFALMNSMKTQLHMALERNSWLQKRIEDLEEERDFLRCQLDKFISSTKSEAEEQTRTKQVLRRPEVTESRNGDLTDNESMLSSLSGISEEGSSVVERKKQKQKAAFGRKHFTKPKGKERQRVKDAEGVLCRYKKILSTFQKLQSMSRAFEHHRVDRNTVALTTPIAELLIVAPEKLSEVGEFDPSKERLLEYSRRCFLALDEDTLKKVQALKKSKLLLPITYRFKR from the exons ATGGCCGGCCGGAACCATCAGAGACGAACCA TAAAGAAGGATGAGGAGACGTATGAGATTTCCATTCCCTTTGAGGGGACCCCAAACACGGAATCTCAGGTCTTTTACGGCCTCAGCCCACCCCAGAACAACTTTGAAG ATATCCCCGAGACCAACACACCCTCCTTCGCGCTTATGAACAGTATGAAAACGCAGCTACACATGGCCCTGGAGAGGAACTCCTGGTTGCAGAAGCGAATCGAGGATctggaagaggagagggactTCCTGCGCTGCCAGCTGGACAAGTTCATATCTTCCACCAAGAGTGAGGCAG AAGAACAGACAAGGACAAAGCAGGTCTTGCGAAGGCCGGAGGTGACAGAGAGTCGCAACGGAGACCTGACAGATAACGAAAGCATGCTGTCTTCCCTCAGCGGTATCTCGGAAGAAGGAAGCTCAGTGGTGGAGCGCAAGAAGCAGAAGCAGAAAGCAGCTTTTGGTCGCAAGCATTTCACAAAGCCAAAAggcaaagagagacagagag TGAAAGACGCAGAGGGCGTGCTTTGCCGTTATAAGAAAATCCTCTCCACCTTCCAAAAGCTCCAGAGCATGAGCCGGGCCTTCGAACACCACCGGGTGGACCGGAACACGGTGGCCTTGACCACGCCCATTGCTGAGCTGCTGATCGTGGCCCCGGAGAAGCTGTCTGAAGTGGGAGAGTTTGACCCCAGCAAGGAGCGGCTGCTGGAATACTCCCGTCGCTGCTTCCTGGCATTGGATGAGGATACTCTGAAGAAGGTGCaggctctgaagaaaagcaaacTGCTGCTTCCAATCACATACCGTTTTAAGCGGTGA
- the CCDC106 gene encoding coiled-coil domain-containing protein 106 isoform X1, protein MSWAASLAPLWNTWRPRPAGRARSAPETRWTRGAMAGRNHQRRTIKKDEETYEISIPFEGTPNTESQVFYGLSPPQNNFEDIPETNTPSFALMNSMKTQLHMALERNSWLQKRIEDLEEERDFLRCQLDKFISSTKSEAEEQTRTKQVLRRPEVTESRNGDLTDNESMLSSLSGISEEGSSVVERKKQKQKAAFGRKHFTKPKGKERQRVKDAEGVLCRYKKILSTFQKLQSMSRAFEHHRVDRNTVALTTPIAELLIVAPEKLSEVGEFDPSKERLLEYSRRCFLALDEDTLKKVQALKKSKLLLPITYRFKR, encoded by the exons ATGAGCTGGGCTGCAAGTCTAG CCCCGCTGTGGAACACGTGGCGCCCGAGGCCGGCCGGCAGAGCCCGCTCCGCGCCGGAGACGCGCTGGACACGAGGCGCCATGGCCGGCCGGAACCATCAGAGACGAACCA TAAAGAAGGATGAGGAGACGTATGAGATTTCCATTCCCTTTGAGGGGACCCCAAACACGGAATCTCAGGTCTTTTACGGCCTCAGCCCACCCCAGAACAACTTTGAAG ATATCCCCGAGACCAACACACCCTCCTTCGCGCTTATGAACAGTATGAAAACGCAGCTACACATGGCCCTGGAGAGGAACTCCTGGTTGCAGAAGCGAATCGAGGATctggaagaggagagggactTCCTGCGCTGCCAGCTGGACAAGTTCATATCTTCCACCAAGAGTGAGGCAG AAGAACAGACAAGGACAAAGCAGGTCTTGCGAAGGCCGGAGGTGACAGAGAGTCGCAACGGAGACCTGACAGATAACGAAAGCATGCTGTCTTCCCTCAGCGGTATCTCGGAAGAAGGAAGCTCAGTGGTGGAGCGCAAGAAGCAGAAGCAGAAAGCAGCTTTTGGTCGCAAGCATTTCACAAAGCCAAAAggcaaagagagacagagag TGAAAGACGCAGAGGGCGTGCTTTGCCGTTATAAGAAAATCCTCTCCACCTTCCAAAAGCTCCAGAGCATGAGCCGGGCCTTCGAACACCACCGGGTGGACCGGAACACGGTGGCCTTGACCACGCCCATTGCTGAGCTGCTGATCGTGGCCCCGGAGAAGCTGTCTGAAGTGGGAGAGTTTGACCCCAGCAAGGAGCGGCTGCTGGAATACTCCCGTCGCTGCTTCCTGGCATTGGATGAGGATACTCTGAAGAAGGTGCaggctctgaagaaaagcaaacTGCTGCTTCCAATCACATACCGTTTTAAGCGGTGA